In Clostridium sp. DL-VIII, the following proteins share a genomic window:
- a CDS encoding HAMP domain-containing methyl-accepting chemotaxis protein, with protein sequence MKWFYNLKIATKLITGFIIVAFIAGVVGAVGIMNVHKISSLDTELYEDHTATMPDLTNIASDYEMERGLIKDLLIVKDGNKRQENTNKLRSLDEEIDSSLVHFENNAHEDEVVKELADLKKLIALFRQLRDKELSFITANQEQQAIDIMYNEGAATSDNVQEAIDNLTKLTTDLAKEASDTNSASANTATVTMLVVIVIGIIIAVGLGILISNIISRPIKKMVEAADKLSMGDINANVEADTKDEIGSLAESFVRMIENIREQARAAERIASGDLSFDVKIKSEQDLLGKKLSEMIENNNEILGSINDASEQVASGSKQISDSSIALSQGATEQASAIEELTASLEEISSQTQLNAQNANKANELAEGAKANAIQGNEQMQEMLKAMEEINNASSNISKIIKVIDDIAFQTNILALNAAVEAARAGQHGKGFAVVAEEVRNLAARSANAAKETTDMIENSIKKSEGGTKIAMDTATALSEIVTDVENVANLVNEIAIASNEQASGLGQINQGIMEVSQVVQSNSATSEEGATASEELSTQAELLREMVSKFKLKQNVRSYRNLSELNPEVIKLLEEMAENKGKSYVNDTYKEASIPKTKIVLDDMDFGKY encoded by the coding sequence ATGAAATGGTTCTATAATTTAAAGATTGCAACAAAATTGATAACTGGTTTTATTATTGTAGCTTTTATTGCAGGAGTAGTAGGAGCAGTAGGAATTATGAATGTTCATAAAATTAGCAGCCTTGATACTGAATTATATGAAGATCATACTGCAACGATGCCAGATTTAACTAATATAGCAAGTGATTATGAAATGGAAAGAGGGTTAATAAAGGATTTATTAATAGTAAAGGATGGGAATAAAAGACAAGAAAACACAAATAAATTGAGAAGTCTAGATGAAGAGATAGACAGCAGCTTAGTTCATTTTGAGAATAATGCACATGAGGATGAGGTGGTTAAAGAACTAGCGGATTTAAAAAAATTAATAGCTTTATTTAGACAATTAAGGGATAAAGAACTAAGTTTTATAACAGCAAATCAAGAACAACAGGCAATTGATATTATGTATAATGAAGGAGCAGCAACTTCTGATAATGTACAAGAAGCCATCGATAATTTAACAAAGCTAACGACAGATTTAGCAAAAGAGGCATCAGATACCAATTCAGCTTCTGCAAATACGGCAACTGTAACAATGCTAGTTGTAATAGTTATTGGAATAATTATTGCGGTTGGTCTTGGTATACTTATATCAAATATTATAAGCAGGCCTATAAAGAAAATGGTTGAGGCGGCAGATAAGCTTTCGATGGGCGATATAAATGCTAATGTTGAAGCAGATACGAAAGATGAAATAGGAAGTCTTGCAGAATCTTTTGTAAGAATGATAGAAAATATCAGGGAACAGGCTCGTGCAGCTGAAAGAATAGCTTCTGGTGATTTAAGCTTTGATGTTAAGATTAAATCAGAACAGGATCTTCTTGGTAAGAAGTTATCTGAAATGATTGAAAATAATAATGAAATCCTAGGGAGTATTAACGATGCATCAGAGCAAGTAGCCTCAGGTTCGAAGCAGATATCTGATTCAAGTATAGCACTTTCTCAAGGTGCAACAGAGCAGGCAAGTGCAATTGAAGAATTAACTGCATCTCTTGAAGAAATATCGTCTCAAACGCAATTAAATGCTCAAAATGCGAACAAGGCAAATGAATTAGCTGAAGGAGCTAAGGCAAATGCTATACAAGGTAATGAACAGATGCAGGAAATGCTTAAAGCCATGGAGGAAATAAATAATGCATCTAGCAATATTTCAAAAATCATTAAAGTAATTGATGATATTGCATTTCAAACTAATATTCTAGCACTTAATGCTGCTGTTGAAGCTGCAAGAGCAGGACAACACGGTAAGGGATTTGCAGTTGTGGCTGAAGAAGTGAGGAATCTTGCTGCACGTTCAGCGAATGCTGCAAAGGAAACAACTGATATGATTGAAAATTCTATTAAGAAATCTGAAGGTGGTACAAAGATAGCAATGGATACAGCTACTGCTCTTAGCGAAATAGTAACAGATGTCGAAAATGTAGCTAATCTTGTCAATGAAATTGCTATTGCATCAAATGAACAGGCTTCTGGTCTTGGTCAAATTAATCAAGGGATTATGGAAGTATCACAGGTTGTTCAAAGTAATTCAGCTACTTCTGAAGAAGGGGCTACAGCAAGTGAAGAACTATCAACTCAAGCTGAATTGCTTAGAGAAATGGTAAGCAAATTTAAATTAAAACAAAATGTTAGATCTTATAGAAATTTGTCTGAATTAAATCCAGAAGTAATAAAGTTGCTTGAGGAAATGGCAGAAAATAAGGGTAAATCATATGTAAATGATACATACAAAGAAGCTTCTATACCAAAGACTAAGATTGTATTAGATGACATGGATTTTGGAAAGTATTAA
- a CDS encoding chemotaxis protein CheW has protein sequence MENMYEENLEFEEDTQKSRYLTFSIGKETYGVEIKYVIEIIGIQTITEIPELPEYIKGIINLRGKIIPVMDVRLRFKKEPIEYNDRTCVIIVDINNTSIGLIVDKVAEVIIIPDQDIVEPPQMNKGMKNRYIKNMGKVGDDVKLLLDCEKLLTEDELGELNEAL, from the coding sequence ATGGAGAATATGTACGAAGAAAATTTAGAATTTGAAGAAGATACTCAAAAAAGCAGATATTTGACATTTTCAATCGGTAAAGAAACATATGGCGTGGAAATTAAGTATGTTATAGAAATAATAGGTATTCAGACAATAACAGAAATTCCTGAACTTCCAGAGTATATTAAAGGAATCATAAATCTTAGAGGTAAGATAATTCCTGTGATGGATGTAAGACTACGTTTTAAGAAAGAGCCTATTGAATATAATGATAGAACCTGCGTTATAATTGTAGATATCAATAATACTTCTATTGGGCTTATAGTAGATAAAGTGGCCGAAGTAATTATAATTCCGGATCAAGATATTGTAGAACCGCCACAGATGAATAAAGGTATGAAAAATAGGTATATAAAAAATATGGGTAAGGTTGGTGATGATGTGAAGCTGCTTCTTGACTGCGAAAAGCTTTTAACAGAAGATGAGCTTGGGGAGCTAAACGAAGCGTTGTAA
- a CDS encoding chemotaxis protein CheA, translating to MSDNFSQEPMLLDIYIFETTQLIEQLEQVIINNEKAGSFTIEAINEVFRIMHTIKGSSAMMMFNNITTVSHSIEDLFYFLRENKPENTDYSRLSDIVLDGIDFIKTEVDKVIEKKNPDGDASELILDIKKFLEELKGNNESSEERVINEKIIESINETENLIDIEMIKDLGKNSFKAKVYFEEGCEMEDIRAFGIVNSMQELSENIHHIPKELFGDDNCVETIRKDGFIISFTTDREYDEVRKFLAETILVRDVELTEVKDDNESNKASENTLEVKEISEDLKSKSDKEYLENKKVLDSHKISENQKVTEAVSKDKKDGKTDKKSGSSHQSIISVNVSKLDMLMDMIGELVISEAMVIQNPDLKGLNLGNFQKASRQLEKITGELQDIVMSIRMVPLVATFQKMNRIVRDMSKKLSKEVKLKIIGEDTEVDKNIIEHISDPLMHLVRNSIDHGLESPEERIAKGKPEIGTITLEAKNEGGDVFIIVRDDGKGLKREKLLTKARENGLINRPEEDITDKEVFSFIFLPGFSTKEKVTEFSGRGVGMDVVAKNIGSVGGIISVDSAPNIGTTMTLKIPLTLAIMDGMIIKVGKASYTIPIKSIKESFRAKEEEIITDPDGNEMIMIRGKCYPILRLHSLHKLKTEVENIPDGIIIMVSSDDKSLCIFADELIGQQQVVVKALPEYIKKFNKTNNGLSGCTLLGDGSISLILDVAELVKY from the coding sequence TTGTCGGATAATTTTAGTCAAGAGCCAATGCTATTGGATATTTACATATTTGAAACTACGCAGCTTATTGAGCAGCTTGAACAAGTCATAATAAATAATGAAAAAGCCGGATCTTTCACAATAGAGGCTATTAATGAAGTCTTTAGAATAATGCATACTATAAAAGGATCATCGGCTATGATGATGTTTAACAACATAACAACCGTATCACACTCAATAGAAGATTTATTCTATTTTCTCCGTGAAAATAAACCTGAGAATACTGATTATTCAAGACTTTCAGATATTGTTTTAGATGGAATTGATTTTATTAAAACAGAAGTAGATAAGGTTATTGAAAAGAAGAATCCAGATGGAGATGCCTCAGAACTTATTTTAGATATAAAAAAATTTTTGGAAGAATTGAAAGGAAATAATGAATCCTCAGAGGAAAGAGTAATTAACGAAAAGATTATTGAAAGTATTAATGAAACTGAAAATTTAATAGATATAGAAATGATTAAGGATTTAGGAAAGAATAGTTTTAAAGCTAAAGTTTATTTTGAAGAAGGCTGTGAAATGGAAGATATTAGAGCCTTCGGAATAGTAAATAGTATGCAAGAGTTATCAGAAAATATTCACCATATTCCTAAAGAACTTTTCGGGGATGATAATTGTGTAGAAACTATTCGTAAGGATGGTTTCATCATATCTTTTACTACAGATAGAGAATATGACGAAGTACGTAAATTTTTAGCTGAGACAATCTTAGTCAGAGATGTAGAACTTACTGAAGTTAAAGATGATAATGAATCTAATAAGGCAAGTGAAAATACTCTAGAAGTTAAAGAAATTTCAGAAGATTTAAAGAGCAAAAGTGATAAGGAATATTTAGAGAATAAAAAGGTTTTAGATAGTCATAAAATTTCAGAAAATCAGAAGGTTACAGAAGCTGTAAGCAAAGATAAAAAAGATGGAAAAACGGATAAAAAATCTGGATCTTCTCATCAGAGCATTATTAGTGTAAATGTATCTAAACTTGATATGCTCATGGATATGATTGGAGAATTAGTTATTTCAGAAGCCATGGTTATTCAAAATCCAGATCTAAAAGGGTTAAATCTTGGAAATTTTCAAAAGGCATCACGCCAATTAGAGAAAATTACTGGTGAACTACAAGATATTGTTATGTCAATAAGAATGGTACCATTAGTTGCGACTTTCCAGAAAATGAATAGAATTGTCCGTGATATGTCAAAAAAGCTGTCAAAAGAAGTAAAGCTAAAAATCATAGGAGAAGATACTGAAGTTGATAAAAATATAATAGAACATATATCAGATCCACTTATGCATTTGGTAAGAAATTCTATAGATCATGGTTTAGAATCTCCAGAGGAGAGAATAGCAAAAGGTAAGCCTGAAATTGGGACAATTACTCTAGAAGCAAAAAATGAAGGCGGCGATGTATTTATAATTGTTAGAGATGATGGTAAGGGATTAAAAAGAGAAAAATTACTTACAAAAGCAAGAGAAAATGGGCTTATAAATAGACCAGAAGAAGATATTACTGATAAAGAAGTCTTCTCATTTATTTTTTTACCGGGTTTTTCCACTAAGGAAAAAGTAACAGAATTTTCAGGGCGTGGTGTTGGAATGGATGTAGTGGCAAAAAACATAGGGTCAGTTGGCGGAATTATTTCAGTAGACAGTGCTCCTAACATAGGAACTACTATGACATTAAAAATACCCTTAACTCTTGCCATTATGGATGGAATGATAATAAAAGTAGGTAAAGCGTCTTATACAATACCGATTAAAAGTATTAAAGAATCTTTTAGAGCAAAGGAAGAGGAAATAATAACTGATCCTGATGGCAATGAGATGATCATGATAAGAGGAAAATGTTATCCAATCTTAAGATTACATAGTTTGCATAAACTGAAGACTGAAGTGGAAAACATTCCAGATGGAATCATAATAATGGTTAGCAGTGATGATAAGAGTCTTTGTATATTTGCAGATGAACTAATAGGGCAGCAGCAGGTAGTTGTAAAGGCTCTGCCAGAATATATTAAGAAGTTTAATAAAACAAACAATGGACTATCAGGTTGTACACTATTAGGCGATGGAAGCATCAGTTTAATACTTGATGTTGCAGAACTAGTTAAGTATTAG
- a CDS encoding response regulator, translating to MKRVLIVDDAAFMRVTLKTMLERNGFEVIGEAESGISGVQKYMELNPDVVTMDITMPEMDGITALREIKKVDPRAKVVMISAMGQEESIRDAVIAGAKSFVVKPYKEEFVVKILTQVLGL from the coding sequence ATGAAAAGAGTTTTAATAGTTGATGACGCAGCATTTATGAGAGTAACACTTAAGACGATGCTTGAAAGAAATGGGTTTGAAGTAATTGGTGAGGCAGAAAGCGGAATATCTGGAGTACAAAAATACATGGAATTAAATCCGGATGTTGTAACTATGGATATTACAATGCCTGAAATGGATGGAATAACAGCTTTAAGAGAAATTAAAAAAGTTGACCCAAGAGCAAAGGTAGTTATGATCTCAGCAATGGGTCAGGAAGAATCTATTCGTGATGCCGTAATAGCTGGTGCGAAGTCCTTTGTAGTAAAGCCTTATAAAGAGGAATTTGTTGTAAAGATATTAACGCAAGTATTAGGGCTTTAA
- a CDS encoding HAMP domain-containing sensor histidine kinase, whose translation MFQHIFEQEADYILESKKRCKEAGMDPDVPRMPQSIMSELELAQKKETYKEILDVVKFFSNKMIESLKGTSILIAISDENGYLLDTLGDEDVRGTMSQLGIKPGIQFNEEDMGTNVVSLTLKENHPVQLIGTNHYHTYLHNSACYGVPFHYSDDDNLLGSICIMTTVILHNPFFLMTLTTVVDAIERELILRKQNRKISKQQELLYQSEKKQRELLEKDLIMKDEFITLITHEFKTPINVIYSALQLIEHVYVDEVSQPVEKLLGSIKRNTFRQLRLVNNLLDITRLHSNQFKLNLKKFDIVFITKLITESIKIYADQKKIKLQFKANISSREIALDEEKYERIILNLLSNAIKFTPEGGTIDVEVKENKRKKTISIAVSDTGIGIPKEKHEMIFKRFGQVENNLSRQAEGSGIGLALVKMLVTILNGSINLDSELGVGSTFTIILPIKENANYDENKVFIASDNGLVDAINVEFSDIYF comes from the coding sequence ATGTTTCAACATATATTCGAGCAAGAAGCAGATTATATTTTAGAATCGAAAAAAAGATGTAAAGAGGCAGGTATGGATCCGGATGTGCCTAGAATGCCTCAAAGCATTATGTCAGAATTAGAGTTGGCCCAAAAGAAAGAGACTTATAAAGAAATTTTAGATGTTGTAAAATTTTTTAGTAATAAAATGATTGAATCCTTAAAAGGAACTTCGATATTAATTGCTATTTCTGATGAAAACGGATATTTATTAGATACATTAGGAGATGAAGATGTAAGAGGAACGATGTCTCAATTAGGAATTAAGCCGGGTATCCAGTTTAATGAAGAAGATATGGGAACAAATGTAGTTAGTTTAACTCTCAAGGAAAATCATCCAGTGCAGTTAATAGGAACTAATCACTATCATACATATTTACATAATAGTGCTTGTTATGGAGTACCATTTCACTATTCAGATGATGATAATCTGCTTGGAAGTATATGTATAATGACTACTGTAATACTTCATAATCCATTTTTTTTGATGACATTAACTACTGTGGTTGATGCTATAGAACGTGAGCTTATACTTAGAAAACAAAATCGCAAAATTAGCAAGCAGCAAGAATTATTATATCAATCTGAAAAAAAACAGAGAGAGCTTCTTGAAAAAGATCTTATTATGAAGGATGAGTTTATAACACTTATAACTCATGAGTTTAAAACACCAATAAATGTTATATATTCAGCCCTACAACTGATAGAACACGTATACGTTGATGAGGTATCTCAGCCTGTTGAAAAACTTTTAGGAAGTATAAAACGAAACACTTTCAGGCAATTGAGACTCGTTAATAACTTATTAGATATTACAAGACTACATTCCAATCAGTTTAAATTAAATTTAAAAAAGTTTGATATTGTATTTATAACGAAATTAATTACTGAGTCAATAAAAATATATGCAGATCAAAAAAAAATAAAGCTTCAATTTAAAGCAAATATAAGTAGCAGAGAAATTGCATTAGATGAGGAAAAGTATGAACGGATTATTCTTAATCTTTTGTCAAATGCCATAAAATTTACTCCTGAGGGAGGTACGATAGATGTTGAAGTAAAAGAAAACAAAAGGAAAAAGACAATATCTATTGCTGTAAGTGATACTGGAATAGGAATTCCAAAGGAAAAGCATGAGATGATATTTAAGAGATTTGGACAGGTTGAAAACAACCTCTCAAGGCAGGCTGAAGGCAGTGGTATTGGGCTAGCACTTGTAAAAATGCTGGTAACAATTTTAAATGGAAGCATAAATCTAGATAGTGAGTTAGGTGTTGGCAGTACATTTACTATAATATTACCTATTAAAGAAAATGCGAATTACGATGAAAATAAAGTATTTATAGCTTCTGATAATGGTTTGGTAGATGCCATTAATGTTGAATTTTCAGATATATATTTTTAA
- a CDS encoding putative sulfate exporter family transporter → MGSKSYSKENGLTDLVRKEDWWAVWIGLILVVAGILLWLSGNSIKIITAKIPKWTNINDLFSALGGNIGSIILLFITFLILFSISNLFLHYKFKEFFLGFIVLFILSVLINSFSAWNVAQSYNLEAPLVALALGLIVSNIFSIPKWFESSLRTELYVKVGIVLLGATLPFTLIIKAGPIAFLQATFIAVSTFLIIYFVGTKVLGLDKRFAATLGAGGSICGVSASIAVGGAIKAKKEEVSVSISLVLVWAVFMIFALSIIIKILGLPAGQAGAWIGTSEFADAAGITAASTFGDKAITTFTLMKVVGRDMFIGIWCFILSIISITKWEKRDDGTKANVAEIWYRFPKFVLGFFIASLILTFLLSSVSADSANIINTDVITPIKEIRTWAFTFCFLSIGLTTRFKQLTAVGWKPFIAFSAGAIVNVILGFLISTLLLASYWANL, encoded by the coding sequence ATGGGTAGTAAAAGTTATTCAAAAGAAAATGGTTTGACAGATTTAGTAAGAAAGGAAGATTGGTGGGCAGTATGGATTGGATTAATTTTAGTAGTTGCTGGAATTCTTCTTTGGTTATCTGGTAATTCAATTAAGATCATTACTGCTAAAATACCAAAATGGACAAACATAAATGATTTGTTTTCTGCACTAGGAGGTAATATTGGTTCAATTATTCTCTTGTTTATCACATTTTTAATATTGTTTTCTATATCAAATTTATTTTTGCACTATAAATTTAAAGAATTTTTCCTAGGCTTTATAGTTTTATTTATTTTAAGTGTTTTAATCAATTCTTTTAGTGCTTGGAATGTAGCTCAAAGTTATAACTTGGAAGCACCTCTTGTTGCTTTAGCTCTAGGACTTATAGTTAGTAATATTTTTTCTATTCCAAAATGGTTTGAATCATCGCTTAGAACTGAACTCTACGTAAAAGTTGGTATTGTTCTTCTTGGAGCTACACTACCATTCACTTTAATTATCAAAGCAGGACCTATTGCATTTTTGCAGGCAACATTCATTGCTGTATCTACATTCTTAATAATTTATTTCGTTGGAACAAAGGTGCTTGGTTTAGATAAAAGATTTGCAGCAACCTTAGGAGCTGGTGGTTCAATTTGCGGAGTTTCGGCTTCTATAGCTGTAGGTGGTGCCATAAAAGCTAAGAAAGAAGAAGTTTCAGTATCAATATCTCTTGTACTTGTTTGGGCAGTATTCATGATTTTTGCATTATCTATTATCATAAAAATATTAGGGCTTCCAGCCGGACAAGCAGGTGCTTGGATTGGTACTTCAGAATTTGCGGATGCTGCAGGTATTACAGCAGCAAGTACATTTGGTGATAAAGCAATTACTACTTTTACTCTAATGAAAGTAGTTGGGCGTGATATGTTTATAGGAATTTGGTGTTTTATATTGTCTATAATCTCTATTACCAAATGGGAAAAAAGAGATGATGGAACTAAAGCAAATGTTGCTGAAATTTGGTATAGGTTTCCCAAATTCGTTCTTGGATTCTTTATTGCATCTTTAATACTTACATTTTTGCTTTCTAGCGTTTCAGCAGATTCTGCTAATATTATAAATACTGATGTTATTACTCCTATAAAAGAAATTAGAACTTGGGCATTTACATTTTGTTTCCTATCTATCGGACTTACTACAAGATTTAAACAGTTAACTGCTGTTGGCTGGAAGCCATTTATTGCATTTTCAGCTGGAGCAATTGTCAATGTCATTTTAGGTTTCTTAATTTCTACATTGCTCTTAGCCTCTTATTGGGCTAATTTATAA
- a CDS encoding thiamine pyrophosphate-binding protein has product MKSIASILVSNFRRLGINHVFGIPGKPLVPLLIELDKQDVNFVLSKHESGAGYEAAGYSLMSKKIGVAIGTSGPGGTNLLTSAGQAKAYHIPVLFITGQQPTYNSGKALGQDSTAFGTDLVKMFESVTKFSARVERSDLFQRYLQHALETAYFGVKGPVHLSIPMDILNEEIEEFEISLCDEHNKLVSLKLDEFINKLDKAKKPVILAGKGIHSSLAYEEVKRVAELWNVPVMTTPGGKGTFVEDHPLSLGGLGLGGTEKSSGYIKKDVDLMIVIGSKLSDMSLVDISSDNYPKEVVQLDYDPTFIEKSLQVQTLSILGDIKTNLQLVLDKVKHKHKIENKHNLLEECELEDNRNNNSSYLSAIEVMETIREELPDDSIIFGDDGSHSFYAIKYFSIRKAGTFFFDDIFGAMGHAIGYSIGAQLADYNSRIVCLTGDGCTFMQGSEISTAVNYNIPVTIIILNNGRLDMVDKGMQQHFGKAVGTTYNVPLDVKKFGESLGAKTYKCCNQSELREALKISNLHSEAIVIEVMVDPYEIPPTMKRG; this is encoded by the coding sequence ATGAAAAGTATAGCATCAATATTAGTTTCGAATTTTAGAAGATTGGGAATTAATCATGTCTTTGGGATACCAGGAAAGCCACTTGTACCTTTACTTATAGAGTTAGATAAACAAGATGTAAACTTTGTTTTAAGCAAACATGAAAGTGGTGCTGGCTATGAGGCGGCTGGTTATTCACTGATGAGTAAAAAGATAGGTGTAGCTATAGGAACATCAGGGCCTGGTGGAACCAACTTATTAACATCTGCAGGACAAGCGAAAGCATATCATATACCAGTATTATTTATTACAGGACAGCAGCCTACATATAATTCTGGAAAAGCATTGGGGCAGGATTCTACAGCTTTTGGTACAGATTTGGTAAAAATGTTTGAATCGGTTACTAAGTTTAGTGCAAGAGTTGAAAGATCTGACTTGTTTCAAAGATACTTACAACATGCATTGGAAACAGCATATTTTGGCGTTAAAGGCCCAGTTCACTTATCTATACCAATGGATATACTTAATGAAGAAATAGAAGAATTTGAAATAAGTTTATGTGATGAACACAATAAATTAGTTTCTTTAAAATTAGATGAATTTATTAATAAGCTCGATAAAGCTAAAAAACCGGTAATCTTGGCAGGCAAGGGGATACATTCTAGTTTGGCCTATGAGGAAGTAAAAAGAGTAGCTGAATTATGGAATGTACCTGTTATGACAACTCCTGGAGGAAAAGGAACATTTGTTGAGGATCACCCATTATCACTTGGTGGCCTAGGTTTAGGTGGCACAGAAAAATCAAGTGGGTATATCAAAAAAGATGTAGATTTAATGATTGTCATAGGAAGTAAATTATCGGACATGTCTTTAGTTGATATTTCATCAGATAATTATCCTAAAGAAGTTGTGCAGCTGGATTACGATCCTACATTTATAGAAAAATCACTTCAAGTTCAAACATTATCTATTTTGGGCGATATAAAAACAAATTTACAATTGGTATTAGATAAAGTTAAGCATAAACATAAAATAGAAAATAAGCATAATTTACTAGAAGAATGTGAATTGGAGGATAATAGAAATAATAACTCATCATATCTTTCTGCAATTGAAGTAATGGAGACAATAAGAGAAGAATTGCCAGATGATTCTATTATATTTGGCGATGATGGAAGCCATTCATTTTATGCAATAAAGTATTTTTCCATTAGGAAGGCTGGAACATTTTTTTTTGATGATATATTTGGAGCTATGGGACATGCCATAGGATATTCAATAGGTGCACAATTAGCGGATTATAATTCCAGAATTGTTTGCTTAACAGGTGATGGATGTACTTTTATGCAAGGTAGTGAAATATCAACTGCGGTAAATTATAACATTCCAGTTACCATTATAATATTGAATAATGGAAGGCTTGATATGGTAGATAAAGGAATGCAGCAACATTTTGGAAAAGCTGTAGGAACTACTTATAACGTACCACTTGATGTTAAAAAATTTGGAGAGTCATTAGGAGCAAAGACATATAAATGCTGCAATCAGTCAGAATTAAGAGAAGCTTTAAAAATTTCAAATTTACATAGTGAAGCAATTGTAATAGAAGTTATGGTTGACCCATATGAAATCCCACCAACTATGAAAAGGGGATAG
- a CDS encoding ATP-binding protein — MVQHTYEQEESYILESKKRCKNLGLDPDKPRIPQNVMSELNLCRRKDVYEEVLDVVRVFSNKMIKSLEGTPILISITDEKGYLLEVLGDDTIRETMSKLGIKPGIQFLEEEMGTNVVSLTLKQNEPIQLIGTNHYHRYLHECACYGVPFHYSDEGDLLGSICIMTAVILHNPFFLMTLTMVVDAIERELLLRKQNRQISKQQELLYKSEKRQRELLEKDLVMKDDFITLITHEFKTPINVIYSAIQLIEYIYSNEISKPVAKLIKSIKRNTFRQLRLVNNLLDITKFNSNQFKLNMKNIDIVFLTKLITDSIKIYANQKKINLSFKSNVNSINTTIDDEKYERIILNLLSNAIKFTPEGGSITVEVKEIRKDKKLTVAVSDTGIGIPKEKHKMIFERFGQVENNLSRQAEGSGIGLALVKLLVIILEGKIELDSELDIGSTFTITLPINEKKINEEENKILQASDNRLVNAINVEFSDIYF, encoded by the coding sequence ATGGTTCAACACACATATGAACAGGAAGAAAGTTATATTTTAGAATCTAAAAAGAGATGTAAAAATTTGGGACTTGATCCGGATAAACCTAGAATACCCCAAAATGTTATGTCTGAATTAAATTTATGTAGACGTAAAGATGTTTATGAAGAAGTTTTAGATGTAGTAAGAGTTTTTAGCAATAAAATGATCAAATCATTAGAAGGAACTCCAATACTAATATCTATTACAGATGAAAAGGGATATCTACTTGAGGTACTTGGAGATGATACTATAAGGGAAACCATGTCTAAATTAGGAATTAAGCCGGGCATTCAATTTCTAGAGGAAGAGATGGGGACAAATGTTGTTAGCTTGACACTCAAACAAAATGAACCAATACAATTAATAGGAACTAATCATTATCATAGATATTTACATGAGTGTGCATGCTATGGAGTACCGTTTCATTATTCAGATGAAGGGGATTTACTTGGAAGTATATGTATTATGACTGCTGTTATACTTCATAATCCATTTTTCTTAATGACATTAACCATGGTAGTTGATGCAATAGAAAGGGAACTATTACTTAGAAAACAAAATCGACAAATAAGTAAGCAGCAGGAATTGTTATATAAGTCAGAAAAACGGCAAAGAGAATTACTTGAAAAGGATCTTGTTATGAAAGATGATTTCATAACGCTTATTACTCACGAATTCAAAACACCAATAAATGTGATTTATTCTGCGATTCAACTTATTGAGTATATATATAGTAATGAAATTTCAAAGCCAGTAGCAAAACTTATAAAAAGCATAAAGCGAAATACGTTCAGGCAATTAAGGCTTGTAAATAATTTGTTAGATATTACGAAATTCAATTCAAACCAGTTTAAATTGAATATGAAGAATATAGATATTGTATTTTTAACTAAATTAATTACAGACTCTATAAAGATATATGCTAATCAGAAAAAGATTAATTTATCTTTTAAAAGTAATGTGAATAGTATTAACACTACAATAGATGATGAAAAATACGAACGTATAATTTTAAATCTTCTGTCCAATGCCATAAAATTTACTCCAGAGGGAGGTTCTATAACTGTTGAGGTCAAAGAAATTAGAAAAGATAAGAAATTAACGGTTGCTGTAAGTGATACTGGTATAGGAATTCCAAAAGAAAAGCATAAGATGATTTTTGAACGATTTGGTCAAGTTGAAAATAATCTGTCAAGGCAGGCGGAAGGTAGTGGTATTGGTTTAGCACTTGTAAAGTTATTGGTAATTATTCTTGAGGGAAAGATAGAATTAGACAGTGAGTTAGATATCGGAAGTACATTTACTATAACACTGCCTATTAATGAGAAAAAAATAAATGAGGAAGAAAATAAAATACTGCAAGCTTCTGATAACAGGTTAGTAAATGCCATTAATGTTGAGTTCTCTGATATTTATTTTTAA